A portion of the Babylonia areolata isolate BAREFJ2019XMU chromosome 16, ASM4173473v1, whole genome shotgun sequence genome contains these proteins:
- the LOC143290819 gene encoding uncharacterized protein LOC143290819 — protein sequence MSVAVNMRTPGFFIFCKKRKAFMLFLLVVSVAVFYVTVSSLEVSSHIALGSITSALRFSDSRESTRLSPSALNPEDVLRFTKRWETVQNACRLHINSPSLQRRFRLRIRLPFHPPIMNVSVSYCPIPKTSSTTWKEILNAIRKKTKSDTQDIKSLKESKHKHVTFMFVREPYSRLLSAYVDKLFSPNTIYWKLHGKYIVRNFRPNSTWITCGHDVTFPEFIKYFIHMEKTRQHQDRHFIPMYRLCPVCSWPHAYIGQLETVSEDMPFILKEIQSPVAYERDFESHNIGANARRDLTGGALRCISIDTACRRIWKKWHVRGHISKTQVFPLKQEQTRVSFNITDFITAALTAQAHSGERRFRVGQKKEALKEAYAQVSLEDRLEVKKLLSMDFELFGFDPEPEEVFPKVPFIPDPNFSYFDLYK from the exons CAAGAAACGGAAAGCCTTCATGCTGTTTCTTCTTGTCGTGTCTGTTGCCGTCTTCTATGTCACTGTTTCCTCACTGGAAG TTTCTTCTCACATCGCGTTGGGAAGCATAACTTCAGCACTG AGGTTCTCTGACTCCAGAGAGAGCACCAGACTGTCTCCCTCAGCACTCAACCCAGAGGACGTGCTCCGTTTCACAAAGAGATGGGAAACGGTACAGAACGCCTGCAGACTTCACATAAACTCTCCCAGTCTGCAGAGAAGATTCCGTCTTAGGATCAGACTGCCCTTCCATCCTCCCATTATGAACGTGTCAGTGTCTTACTGTCCGATTCCGAAAACGTCATCCACAACATGGAAAGAGATTCTCAATgccattagaaaaaaaacaaaaagtgacaCTCAAGACATAAAATCACTCAAAGAATCCAAACACAAGCACGTCACGTTCATGTTCGTGCGTGAACCTTACTCACGTCTCCTGTCTGCCTATGTTGATAAACTTTTTTCACCAAATACGATCTACTGGAAGTTGCATGGAAAGTACATCGTGAGAAACTTCCGGCCAAACTCTACATGGATAACGTGTGGGCATGACGTCACTTTCCCAGAATTCATCAAGTACTTCATTCACatggaaaagacaagacaacatcAAGACCGACACTTCATACCCATGTACAGACTATGCCCAGTATGTTCATGGCCGCATGCTTACATTGGCCAACTTGAAACTGTAAGTGAAGACATGCCATTCATTCTGAAAGAGATACAGTCACCAGTTGCCTATGAAAGAGATTTTGAATCACACAACATTGGCGCAAACGCACGCAGGGATCTCACTGGTGGTGCTTTGCGGTGTATTTCTATCGATACTGCTTGCAGGCGCATTTGGAAAAAGTGGCATGTAAGAGGACACATTAGTAAAACTCAGGTGTTTCCACTCAAACAGGAGCAGACGAGAGTTTCTTTTAACATAACGGATTTTATCACCGCAGCCTTGACTGCCCAAGCTCACTCAGGAGAGAGGAGATTCCGCGTGGGGCAAAAGAAGGAAGCACTGAAAGAGGCATATGCCCAGGTGTCTCTGGAGGATCGACTGGAAGTGAAGAAGTTGTTGTCGATGGATTTTGAACTGTTTGGATTTGATCCTGAGCCGGAGGAAGTGTTCCCCAAGGTACCTTTCATACCAGACCCGAACTTCAGTTATTTTGACTTGTACAAATAA